GCCAGTAGCGGGCTTCTTATCTGATGGTATTACTAGCGGTATTAATGCGATTTTAAATGTTGGCGGAGCGTTTGCGGGAGCTGTACTTGCCGGAACATTTTTACCTCTCGTTATGGTTGGATTGCATCACGGGTTAACACCGATTCATATGGAGTTTATTAATCAAACGCATGTAACACCGTTATTGCCAGTTTTAGCAATGGCAGGCGCAGGGCAAGTAGGAGCGGCAATCGCAATTTATGTGAAAACAAAAAATAAACGACTTCGAAATGTCATTAAAGGCGCATTACCAGTTGGATTTTTAGGAATTGGTGAACCGTTATTGTACGGGGTTACATTGCCACTTGGGAAACCGTTTATTACAGCTTGCTTAGGAGCTGCAGTTGGTGGCGCATTCCAAGCAGTTATGAAAACGGCTTCACTTGGAATTGGTGTATCAGGACTATCATTAATTCCATTAATTGCTGATAATAAATATTTACTATATTTCTTAGGCTTAGTGATTGCATATGTCTTTGGATTTATATTTACGTATTTCTTCGGATTTAAAGAAGAAATGACAGAAAACATATAGAGAAAGGGATTCCTTTCTCTTTTTTTATATTGATAGAAGGGGTGATTCATATGATAGGAGTTTCAATTTATCTTTCAAAAGAGCGAATAGAGAGACAAGAAGCATGGTTGAAAATAGCACAGAAATACGGATTTTCATCTGTTTTTACTTCTCTTCACATTCCAGAAGACGATCCGAATACGTATAAAGAGTTAATTCAAATACTTGGGAAACAAGCTCTCAAATATGAAATGGAGTTAATGGTCGATGTTTCTCCAAAATCGTTAAACCATTTAGGGATGACGTATGAAAATGTGGAAGATTTAGTAGAGTGGGGCATTACGGGGTTACGTATGGATTACGGCATTGCCCCGAAACAAATTGCACGTATATCTCAAAAAATGAAAGTTGCATTAAATGCGAGTACGATTACGGAATTGTTTTGGCAAGAGTTACTTGCAGAAAATATACGAGTAGAGCATGTAGAAGCTTGGCATAATTTTTACCCGCGCCCAGAAACAGGACTAGCAAAGTCATTTCTACAAAAGCAAAACAAGTATTTACATGAGTGTGGAATAAAAACGATGGCGTTTATTCCTGGAGATGGTGAAAAACGAGGACCCTTATATGAAGGGGTACCGACGCTTGAGAAGCATCGATACATGCGTCCGCTTGAGGCATATTTAGAATTAGTCCAAGATTGCGATGTCGATAAAGTGTTAATTGGAGATATAAGCGGAAGCTTGGAAAGTGTAAAAGAAATTGCGAGTGCACATAAAGGTGTTATTCCAATACGTTATACACCACTTATTCATAAAAGTGAAATACTTGAAACAGTGGAAAGAGTTCATACGAATAGGCTTGATCCAGCACGTGATGTTATTCGTTCCGTAGAATCAAGAGAAGGACAAACTATTATTTTACCAGCGATGAATACAGTTCAAAGAAAGCTGGGGAGTATTACAATTGATAATGAACTGTATGGTAGATATGCAGGTGAAATGCAAATTGTCATAAATGATTTACCGGAAAATAAAAAAGTGAATGTAGTTGGAATGATTATGGAAAAAGATGTATCGTTATTGCCTTACGTAAATGCAGGAAAGAAATTTGAGATTCACGCTAAAAAATAAAAATATTTATTTTGAAAAATAGGAAAAATTGTTTGGATTGTTAATTCATGTTGTTCTATGTTGGGCCTTGTAGGGGCTTGCATTTTTCATATATTTTTTGTTAAACATTATCTGTAAAATGGATAATGTTTTTTTTATTTTCTTTAAAAAAGTATTTGACGAATAAAAAGAAACAATGTATTGTTTTGTCTTGTGAAAAAAAGTTCACTATAACAAAACAAAAGAGGAGAGTTCAGAATGAATCAATATATTGGTAATTTAATTATTCGTATCGTGCTAGGAGTTACTTTCTTCGCACATGGTTTAGCGAAGTTTCAATCAGGTATCGATAATGTAGCAGGATGGTTTACAAGTATGGGCTTACCGGGGGTGCTTGCGTATGGCGTGGCAACTTTTGAATTAGTTGGTGGTATATTATTAATCGTCGGTTTAGGTGTGAGATATATAGGATTGTTATTCGCTCTTATTTTAGTTGGAGCAATTGTAAAGGTAAACGGAGCAGCTGGTTTATTAGGAGATGGAAAGAATCCAGGATATGAATTAGACCTTGCACTATTAGCAATGGGTGCATATTTATTTGTAGCAAAAGCTGAAGGATACGTAGATCGATTCGTAAAAGAAAAAATAATGAAAACAAAATAAATGATTATATAAAAACGCTGTTCTTCAGAAAAGAACAGTGTTTTTTGTTCCGTAAAAAAATATTTACAAAAGTATTGACTTAACGTCTAGTTGTAACTATACTGATTACAACGAGTTACTTAGCAACAAAGTGTGAGCTGTAAATAGGAAACATATTTTTTTGATCAAGTTGTAACTTATTTTGTTACAACTTGATTTGATCATAACAAGTAAGGAAATGTAAAAGATAATACAAGCGTAACTTATATAGATAAACGGAGGAAATCAAATGTCAAAATTACATTTAGAAGTTTTTACAGGATCTAAGCAAGCATTTCAAGTTACATCTACAATTATTTATGGAGAAAAAGATGCGATTCTTGTAGATGCACAGTTTTTATTAAGTGACGCGCATCGTTTGGCAGCTCAAATTATTGAAACAGGAAAGAATTTAACTCATATTTACGTTACTCATTTTCACCCAGATCATTATTTCGGATTAAATGTATTACATGAAGCATTCCCAGAAGCGAAAATTGTAGCTTTACGAAACACTGTAGAAGATATTCGCAATACGTTTGAAAAGAAAGTGGAACAATGGAGACCATCTATTGGGCATAATGTTCCTCATCAACCGATTATTCCAGAGGAATTAACGGAAGAGAAATTGATTTTAGAAGGAAACGAGTTAATCATTAAAGGCGGCCTGCAAGGTGATACACCGAATAACAGCTACGTATGGATTCCATCATTAAAAGCAGTTGTTACAGGTGACATCGTTTATAACAATACTTTCGCATGGACGTTAGAAACAGATATGGAAGCTCGTCATAAATGGTTAGAAACATTAAATGAACTTGAAAATCTTCATCCTGAAATTGTTGTAGCAGGTCATCGTGATTATGATGCACCAAATACAGCAGACGCGATTGAACATACTCGTAAATATTTAGTTGTATTTGATGAAGTTCTTGCAGGAAATCCTTCAAGTGAAGAAATTCAAGCGGCAATAAAGGAACGATTCCCGCATGTTAAAGCATTAGAAATTGGACTTGTTTTAGCAGCAAACGCGTTTGGAGTGAAAAAATAATGAAACGAAAAACAAACTTAGAAATAATTCGCAGCACATATGAAGGACCAACTTCTTCAAATGCGAAACATTTAACCGAAGCTCTTTCGGAAAAAGTAGAGTGGACAGAGGCAGCTGGTTTTCCGTATGGCGGAACGTATATTGGTGTAGAAGCGGTAATGGAAAATGTATTTAGTCGTTTAGGATCAGAATGGAATGATTATAAGGCGAGTGTAAATACGTACCATGAAGTAAAAGGAAAAGACGTGATTATTGCTGAAGGTGTATATTCTGGAATTTATAAAGAAACTGGAAAAGCGTTTGAAGCAGGTTTCGTTCATGTGTGGCAATTAGATAATGGAAAAATAGTAAAATTTAAGCAGTATGTAGACAGTCATATTGTTAGGGAAGCAATGAAGGCTTAAAACGGAATAAGGAAACAAATGGAATCGGCTATGTGCAGGCGATTCCATTTGTTTATGTAGTCATTAAGGTGGACGGGAGTACATAATATGAAAAAGTGGATCATAGGGACGATTACTACGATTGTAATTGTAATGGGTGCTTTATTGGGCGTTAATAAATTTCTTAATTATATAGAAGAAGAGGATAAACACCTTAAAGAACAAAAAGTAATGGATCAAAAGGAAAAGAAAGTAGTGGAAGAAAAGCCACAAGTTAGTGTAGATGAAATTATTTCTACAATGCATAGGATGGTACATCAAAAAGTGAAATCCTCTGAGAAATGGGGATTTATTGAAATGACAAATAAGGAAATTCGTAGTGCGAAGAACGCAGTAGAAAGCAGTACAAATTTTAAATATAAATCAAAGCTGCTTTCCACTTTGGAGCGCTGGGAAAAAGGAGATTTTTCACAAACGGTTGAGGAGCATAACTTTTTATGGGAAATTCAAGGTGGTGATACCGGAAAGGCAACAGAACGTTTATCGCCAGAAGAAGAAAAGCAGTATGTGAAAGAAATGAAGGGTAAATAAAAACATCGCCACTATGATGGCGATGTTTTTATTAAGAATGCTTTCGCACTAAGGCTCTAGTTGGCCCATGAGGCATCGTTTTGAAATGAGAAAATAAATAGCAGCCTGTAACGACAATGATCGTACCTAAAATTTGAATCCAAGTTAATTCTTCACCGAGGAAAAGAAATGCTAAAATAGCGGTGAAAATTGGATTGAAATTTAGAAAAATGCCAGATGTAGTAGCTCCTAACTTTTGTACGCCAATATTCCAAAATACCATACAGACGACCGTTGAAATCAGTCCTGTATATAAGAGTGACGTAATGAAGGAAGTATTGATATTGGAAACAGTGAAGCTTCCTATGTTAAATGGAAGTAATAACATAACGCCAAAAATGCCGGAATATAATGTCGCCATCATTGGCGTAATTGTTTTCGTCGCCCATTTACTACAAACAGAATACATACCCCAAATACAAACGGCTGCCATCATCCATAAATCGCCGTTATTAAAATGTAATGAGAATAAGAGTGCAAAATTTCCTTTTAAAAGGACGAGAATTACACCAAAAAACGAAAGAATCATTGAGAGAATTTGAAGTGTATTTACTTTTTCTTTTAAAAATAAGGCTGAAAATAAGGCAATGGAAATAGCATTTAATGTAGAGATGAGACCGACATTTGTTGCGGATGTTTTTTCTAATGCTAAAAATTGAAAGATGTTAAAAAGAGCAACGCCTGTAATTCCCATAAGCATTAAAGGAAGTATGGCAGAACGCGGCGGAATGATTTTCTTTTCTTTAAACCATACAACTGGTAATAAACAAACGATAGCGATCATCCATCTTAAATTTGTAAGTGTCATCGGAGAAGCGTGATCAACGAGTGATTTCCCAACGACAAAATTTCCTCCCCATAATAAGCTCGTTAATAATAATAAAAAGACATAAAAATAAGGCATAGTTTTAACCCCTTTTTTTAAAATAAGAATGAATTGTAAATAATTTTAGCATTTTTCTTTGTTATCTAATATATTCTTTTGTATAATGATTGAAATTCGATAAAATGTTTCGTTTAAGGTTGTAATTACAAAATTTTATTTAAATTTATTAAGGTTAGTATACGTTTTTTCGAATAATCGTCGGTAAGAAAAAAGGGGGATTTTGATGGAGTCGTCTATTATTAAAGTTTTAGATGGTTTGGATGTACAAATTTTAGATATACTGCAAAAGGAGTCACAAGTAAGTAATGCTGAACTTGCACGCCGTGTTAATTTATCACCGGCTGCGATGCATGCACGAATCAAAAGGCTTGAGAGTGAAGGATTTATTGATAAGCAAGTTGCGATTTTAAATCAAGAAAAGCTTGGATTTGATCTGTTATGCTTTATTTTTATGAGTACGAATATTCATCAATCCGAGAAGCTTGAGGTGTTAGAAAGAGAATTAGAATCTATGCCCGAAGTGTTAGAATGTCATTGTTTAACAGGGGAGTACGATTATTTGCTAAAAGTTGCAAACCGTGATCGAAAGGAACTGGAGCGGTTTATTAGAAAGTTAAATAAACTGGGAATTACGAGGATACAAACTAGTTTAGCACTTCGTGAAATTAAATACTCAACGGTATTACCAATACGAAATGAAAAGCCAAGTACTGAATGAAATAAGTACTTGGCTTTATTTGTGTAAAATTCAGAATAATAATTGACGAGAAGAAAAGAGGGATGTATTATTATATGAAATTATGAATTATTATTCATTTGTTATTATAAATATTTATATGTATTGTAAGGGGATAAAATATGAAAATTTTTAGTGCGGTTACAAATGATGTGAAAAAGATTTATAACTTAATTGAAATCTATGCAAACGAGGGAGTTGTTTTACCTCGTTCTCTTTTATCGCTCTATCAATATTTACAATGTTTATATGTTGTGAAAGAAGAAGAGGAAATTATAGGAGTTGCTGGACTGCACGTATTAGGAGAAGATCTTGCTGAAATACGTTCATTAGTTGTGTCGCATACATATGCAGGAAAAGGGATCGGGCGTATGCTAGTGAATCACGTAATGGATGAGGCAGCAAAAATAAAAGTGAAAAGGGTAATTTCTTTAACGTATGAAACAGAGTTTTTTCAGAAGTGCGGGTTTGATTTTGTGAATAAAGAATTATTGCCAGAGAAAGCATGGATTGATTGTAGACATTGTCTAAAATTCGATTGCTGTGATGAAGTGGCGATGATTCGGTATGTTGGGTGAATGACAAAGTGGGGGAGTACCTCATAGTTTTCAAGCCAACAAAAAACGGTATTCTTTCTATTTAATAGTGTAGAAGGACTATCATTTTTTGTAAATAATGTATAACCAATTCATCATAATGTGGCAATGAAACATAAAAGAGCAGCTAGCAAAAGCTAACTGCTTAGTGTAAGTAATCTCCAAGGGGGGGATGGAGAAAGTATCGTGTCTTTCATATTGTTGACGGAATATTGCGATTTATTCAATTGGAATAAAGAAATTTAAACAAAATAATCTTTTTACTAGAGTGTTTTTTCGAAATGTGAATGCTATCCCATCGTTATCAAGCTAATGTTTTGAAGCGTTAATGGAAACCAACATTGAAATACAAGTTAATAAAAGACGAGATGTTGTTAAGAATTTGAATTAGTTTTTCTCACTGCAAAATTATGAATTGGATCTTTAAGTTCATATTTATACGTATAGCCATCTACAATTCCTACAACTTTATCGTTATCATAAAGTTCGAGCATGAATTCTGCCATTTGCTTTGCAGTATGAAATTTCGGTACAACACCATCATATTGAAACTCTTCAATATCAAAAGAACGTTTTGCAAATTCTGTTTCAGTTGCACCAGGAGCTAAAACTTTTACTTGTAACTTTGCGCCTTGTTTTTTAAGTTCATGAGCAAGTCCTTCTGTAAATGCACTCACATAAAATTTAGTAGCACAGTAAGTAATAGCATTTGCAATAATAGTATATCCACCGCCCGATGAAACATTGATAAGTTGTGTACCAGCAACCATTGAATAATCACGAACAAAAAGAGAGGATAGTATTGTTAGTGCTTCAATATTTAAATGTAACATTGTTTCTATTTTGTTCAAGTTTTGTTCGGCAATTGAGTCAAAATTACCGAAACCTGCGTTGTTAATCCATGTTTCAATCTGAAAACTTTGAAGGCTTTCATAAAGTTTATAAACATTTTCAGTAACAGATAAATCAGTTTTACGAATTATAACATCTAAATTAGGATTTATTTCAATGATTTTTAATTTGAGCCCCTCTAATTCTTCTTTTCTTCGAGCTACAAGTATTAAGTTTTTCCCACGATTTGCAAAAGCAAGAGCGGTTTCATAACCAATTCCGGAACTAGCACCAGTAATAACAGTATATTTCATGTAAATTCCTCCTGAATTCAAATTATTTTATTATAAAATTTACTATGATTAGATTGTATTGGTTAGAGTGTACTCTAAGTCAAACTTTTTTTATAATGTTGATAAGATAGTAAATGTATGGGACTGAATGAGATACGGAGGTTGTTATGTACACGATTAGTGAGGTGGCTAAATTATTAGGAGTGAGCACACATACATTACGGTATTACGAGAAGGAAAAAATATTAGTTGCAAATCGTAATGCAAATGGGAACAGGTGGTATGATGAGTCGCATATTAAGTGGTTACAGTTTGTAATGAAGTTAAAGCAAACTCAAATGCCGATAGCGCAAATAAGAGAATATGCTCGATTATATACAGAAGGAGAGCACACAACTCAAACACGTTTAAAACTTTTAGAAGATCATAGAAAATCTATTCAGGCTCAAAGAGAAAATTTAATGTTCACCGAGAAGATGCTTGAAAACAAGATTATTGCATACAAAGATTCATTAAAAAATAAATAGCATACAAAATATTGAATCGATATTTGTAAGAACCCCAAAACAAGAATTCATCTCAATGTAGTTAAGTATGAGACTTAGAGTTACTTTTTTCGTTTTGGGGTTGTTTGACTAGGGGAAATCCTCTGTCTCAACAATTAAATTAACGTATGCCCACCGTCAATATGCAAAGTCGTTCCAGTGACAAATTTATTTTGGATTAAATATAGTACACCGTCCGCGACATCTTTTGCTTGCCCAACTCGTTTTACAGGGAGTTTATTTGCTAGTTCTGTGTAAAATTTATCGCGCATATCCGAAGGCATTTGACTGCGTGACGGTGTATCAATAATGCCGGGAGAAACAATATTTACACGGATAGGAGCAAGTTCTAAAGCAAGTGTTTGACCGAGATTTGAAACAGCCGCATTTACTGCGCCTAAAGTTGCAGAACCAGCCATCGTTTTATAAGCAACGACGCCTGAAAATAACGTAATAGATCCATTTTCATTAAGTTTAGACGCACCATATTTCGCTGCATAAAACTGTCCCCAAAATTTATTTTCGAATAATTGTCGTGCTTTACTCACTTCTGTAGTAAGGAAAGCACCACCAGAAGTCTCAGCAGCTGTAACAACTAAATGGTCAATTGTATTTACTTCTTCAAAGAAGGATTGAACTTGTTTTTCATCCGTTATATTAAGTGAATACGTCATTACATTTCCAGGTAATAATTCTTTTGCATGTTTTAACTTCTCCTGTGATCGACTCGCAATCACAACATTAGCAGATTGTGCTAATGCTAATTTTGCTGTTGCGAGTCCAATACCTGAACTTCCACCAATAATTACTACCTTTTTTCCTTTTAACATTTTTATGCCTCCTAATCATTTTGTTTTTGCTTTGTTGCCATTATTGTAGTTTTAAAATTTTTATATTTGAAGTAGTGATATTTATTTCATAAAGTTACATTTAGGAAAGTTTTTTATTATATAAAGGGGAGGAGCTGAAAAATAATTTTGTGAAATAGCTTAATTGTTTATGGAATTTTGGTATTGACACTTTATAAATTATCCATGTACAATATTTATGAATGACATTCAGTCATTTTGTGAGAGGATGCGTAATAAAAAATAAATGATGAGTCATTGATTATAGTAGTATATGAAAATTCAACTTAAAAATGAATGACATTCATTCATGAGAGGTGAGAGATATGAAAAATAAAGCTTGGTTATATGTAGTATTAACATGTGTTTTTGAAGTTTTTTGGGTGTTTGGTTTTAATACGGCCCATACTTGGTGGCATTGGGGAATCATTGTAGCAATTATCGCGGTTGATTTTCACTTTCTTTCTAAAGCGTGTGAACATTTGGCGACAGGGACGGTATATGCTGTGTTTGCCGGGGCTGGTACTGTAGGAACTTTCTTAATGGACGTTTTTCTTTTCGGTGGAAGCTTTAGTTTAGGAAAGTTATTTTTCATAGTGATGGTCGTAGCCGGCGTTATTGGTCTGAAGTTAGCTGATAACAAAGAAGAAGTTATGAAAGGAGCTGCTTAAGAATGGGTTGGTTTTTCGTATTTTGCGCCGCAATTAGTGAAATTATCGGTGTCATAGGTCTTAAAATGTATAGTAAGGATAAAACATTAGCTAATGGAGCGATTTATATAGGTGGATTTGGTACTTCTTTCGCATTCTTATATACATCTTTCCTATTTTTACAGGTAAGTGTAGCCTACGCAGTTTGGATTGGTATCGGAACAGCGGGTGCGGTTTTGTTAAATATGTTCCTGTTTGGAGAATCAAAAAGTAAGGCACGTATTATTAGTGTGGCTCTTATCGTATGTGGAGTGACGGGGTTAAAAGCTCTTTCTTAAGGATTACACTATAGTCTAAAATTTATATTGGATTTTCATCTCCTAATAGGAAAATAAATATTCTATTAGGAGATTTTTTCTATATCATAGATGAAATAATTCACCATGATTGACAGTACAATACACTTTCTTATAAAATGAGTGACAGTCATTCATTACGCGTGTGAAGGGGTTTAGATAATGAATAAAAAAGAGAAAATTGTCTATGCAGCTATTGAAGTGTTTCAGGAAAAAGGCGTTGAAAAAACAAAGATCTCTGATATCGTGAAGCTGGCTGGTATTGCGCAAGGAACATTCTATTTGTACTTTCCTTCTAAATTATCTGTTATGCC
The DNA window shown above is from Bacillus clarus and carries:
- a CDS encoding DMT family transporter — protein: MKNKAWLYVVLTCVFEVFWVFGFNTAHTWWHWGIIVAIIAVDFHFLSKACEHLATGTVYAVFAGAGTVGTFLMDVFLFGGSFSLGKLFFIVMVVAGVIGLKLADNKEEVMKGAA
- a CDS encoding Lrp/AsnC family transcriptional regulator, whose translation is MESSIIKVLDGLDVQILDILQKESQVSNAELARRVNLSPAAMHARIKRLESEGFIDKQVAILNQEKLGFDLLCFIFMSTNIHQSEKLEVLERELESMPEVLECHCLTGEYDYLLKVANRDRKELERFIRKLNKLGITRIQTSLALREIKYSTVLPIRNEKPSTE
- a CDS encoding nuclear transport factor 2 family protein, which codes for MKRKTNLEIIRSTYEGPTSSNAKHLTEALSEKVEWTEAAGFPYGGTYIGVEAVMENVFSRLGSEWNDYKASVNTYHEVKGKDVIIAEGVYSGIYKETGKAFEAGFVHVWQLDNGKIVKFKQYVDSHIVREAMKA
- a CDS encoding DUF871 domain-containing protein, whose protein sequence is MIGVSIYLSKERIERQEAWLKIAQKYGFSSVFTSLHIPEDDPNTYKELIQILGKQALKYEMELMVDVSPKSLNHLGMTYENVEDLVEWGITGLRMDYGIAPKQIARISQKMKVALNASTITELFWQELLAENIRVEHVEAWHNFYPRPETGLAKSFLQKQNKYLHECGIKTMAFIPGDGEKRGPLYEGVPTLEKHRYMRPLEAYLELVQDCDVDKVLIGDISGSLESVKEIASAHKGVIPIRYTPLIHKSEILETVERVHTNRLDPARDVIRSVESREGQTIILPAMNTVQRKLGSITIDNELYGRYAGEMQIVINDLPENKKVNVVGMIMEKDVSLLPYVNAGKKFEIHAKK
- a CDS encoding DUF6241 domain-containing protein, coding for MKKWIIGTITTIVIVMGALLGVNKFLNYIEEEDKHLKEQKVMDQKEKKVVEEKPQVSVDEIISTMHRMVHQKVKSSEKWGFIEMTNKEIRSAKNAVESSTNFKYKSKLLSTLERWEKGDFSQTVEEHNFLWEIQGGDTGKATERLSPEEEKQYVKEMKGK
- a CDS encoding DoxX family protein, giving the protein MNQYIGNLIIRIVLGVTFFAHGLAKFQSGIDNVAGWFTSMGLPGVLAYGVATFELVGGILLIVGLGVRYIGLLFALILVGAIVKVNGAAGLLGDGKNPGYELDLALLAMGAYLFVAKAEGYVDRFVKEKIMKTK
- a CDS encoding SDR family NAD(P)-dependent oxidoreductase, with the translated sequence MKYTVITGASSGIGYETALAFANRGKNLILVARRKEELEGLKLKIIEINPNLDVIIRKTDLSVTENVYKLYESLQSFQIETWINNAGFGNFDSIAEQNLNKIETMLHLNIEALTILSSLFVRDYSMVAGTQLINVSSGGGYTIIANAITYCATKFYVSAFTEGLAHELKKQGAKLQVKVLAPGATETEFAKRSFDIEEFQYDGVVPKFHTAKQMAEFMLELYDNDKVVGIVDGYTYKYELKDPIHNFAVRKTNSNS
- a CDS encoding MBL fold metallo-hydrolase, giving the protein MSKLHLEVFTGSKQAFQVTSTIIYGEKDAILVDAQFLLSDAHRLAAQIIETGKNLTHIYVTHFHPDHYFGLNVLHEAFPEAKIVALRNTVEDIRNTFEKKVEQWRPSIGHNVPHQPIIPEELTEEKLILEGNELIIKGGLQGDTPNNSYVWIPSLKAVVTGDIVYNNTFAWTLETDMEARHKWLETLNELENLHPEIVVAGHRDYDAPNTADAIEHTRKYLVVFDEVLAGNPSSEEIQAAIKERFPHVKALEIGLVLAANAFGVKK
- a CDS encoding DMT family transporter — protein: MPYFYVFLLLLTSLLWGGNFVVGKSLVDHASPMTLTNLRWMIAIVCLLPVVWFKEKKIIPPRSAILPLMLMGITGVALFNIFQFLALEKTSATNVGLISTLNAISIALFSALFLKEKVNTLQILSMILSFFGVILVLLKGNFALLFSLHFNNGDLWMMAAVCIWGMYSVCSKWATKTITPMMATLYSGIFGVMLLLPFNIGSFTVSNINTSFITSLLYTGLISTVVCMVFWNIGVQKLGATTSGIFLNFNPIFTAILAFLFLGEELTWIQILGTIIVVTGCYLFSHFKTMPHGPTRALVRKHS
- a CDS encoding MerR family transcriptional regulator; the encoded protein is MYTISEVAKLLGVSTHTLRYYEKEKILVANRNANGNRWYDESHIKWLQFVMKLKQTQMPIAQIREYARLYTEGEHTTQTRLKLLEDHRKSIQAQRENLMFTEKMLENKIIAYKDSLKNK
- a CDS encoding SDR family oxidoreductase, with translation MLKGKKVVIIGGSSGIGLATAKLALAQSANVVIASRSQEKLKHAKELLPGNVMTYSLNITDEKQVQSFFEEVNTIDHLVVTAAETSGGAFLTTEVSKARQLFENKFWGQFYAAKYGASKLNENGSITLFSGVVAYKTMAGSATLGAVNAAVSNLGQTLALELAPIRVNIVSPGIIDTPSRSQMPSDMRDKFYTELANKLPVKRVGQAKDVADGVLYLIQNKFVTGTTLHIDGGHTLI
- a CDS encoding DMT family transporter, which translates into the protein MGWFFVFCAAISEIIGVIGLKMYSKDKTLANGAIYIGGFGTSFAFLYTSFLFLQVSVAYAVWIGIGTAGAVLLNMFLFGESKSKARIISVALIVCGVTGLKALS
- a CDS encoding N-acetyltransferase; protein product: MKIFSAVTNDVKKIYNLIEIYANEGVVLPRSLLSLYQYLQCLYVVKEEEEIIGVAGLHVLGEDLAEIRSLVVSHTYAGKGIGRMLVNHVMDEAAKIKVKRVISLTYETEFFQKCGFDFVNKELLPEKAWIDCRHCLKFDCCDEVAMIRYVG